Genomic window (Leptospira bouyouniensis):
AGAAAGAATTGGTGGTCGTGATTTAGGAGACTTGGATTTAGCATTGGAAAACATTTTACGTCACCGTGCTACAATCGGAGCTCGTATGAATCGTTTGGAACAACATGAAGAACGAGTATCTTATGATAAAATGTACATGACCGAACTTCTTGCTAAAAATGAAGGGATCGATTTTCCGGAAACCATCATGAACATGAAGTGGTTAGAAACAATTCATAGTTATGCGCTCAATGTTGGATCAAAAATCATCAAACCAACTCTGATGGATTTTCTTAGGTAATTAGAGCATAATGACAGGCACGTTAGAAAGATTAGAAACAATAGGAACTAGAATGTCGGTAACGATTCATACAAAACCTTTCGGAACCATCCAAGTGGATTCAAAACAAATTCTAAAATTCCCACAAGGATTACTTGGATTTGAAGAATTTGATGAATATGCATTGATTGAAGAAAGTGCAGAAAGTCCATTCAAATGGTTACAATCCACCAAAGAATCGGGCCTTGCCTTTATTGTGATCCAACCTGAACTATTTATGAATCATTACAAACCGGCAATTAGTGATGAAGAATTGCATGATATTGGTCTTTCAAGTTGGAAGGAAGGTATTATTTTCCTAATCGTTACAATTCCGCATGACAATCCAAAGGGTATGACAGCCAATTTACAAGGCCCTATCATTCTCAATGGAAAAGAAGGAAGAGGCAAACAATGTATTTCG
Coding sequences:
- the fliW gene encoding flagellar assembly protein FliW; this translates as MSVTIHTKPFGTIQVDSKQILKFPQGLLGFEEFDEYALIEESAESPFKWLQSTKESGLAFIVIQPELFMNHYKPAISDEELHDIGLSSWKEGIIFLIVTIPHDNPKGMTANLQGPIILNGKEGRGKQCISRDENHPIRKNIIESMEEMSSEKV